In Streptomyces sp. DG2A-72, one genomic interval encodes:
- a CDS encoding helix-turn-helix domain-containing protein: protein MHARMEVDRVLGAALQPLRTLVPSVGYIPDFLTPPATGGELSDALDLVRGTPRRRIVRELTRLGESRVLPNWTVELGRPGDEGLAALTHALDAYFGAVLQPHWFHIRAVVGNDIDLRTRTLLDGGTQALLNGLYPLARWNAPVLEVDYPVRRDLRLEGRGLLLVPSFFCWRRPTALADPALPPVLVYPVAKAPLDVARATGEGVVRLLGRTRAAILADVARRDGRTSSEVAEAIGIAPASVSYQIGVLRAGGLVDSQRAGKYVLHAATALGLRLLDAR, encoded by the coding sequence TGGTCCCCAGCGTCGGATACATTCCCGATTTCCTCACACCCCCGGCCACCGGAGGGGAGCTGTCCGACGCACTCGACCTGGTGCGTGGCACCCCGCGTCGGCGGATCGTACGTGAGCTGACCCGGCTCGGCGAGAGCCGGGTCCTGCCGAACTGGACCGTGGAGCTGGGCAGGCCGGGGGACGAGGGGCTGGCCGCGCTGACCCACGCACTGGATGCGTACTTCGGCGCCGTGCTCCAGCCGCACTGGTTCCACATCCGAGCGGTCGTCGGCAATGACATCGACCTGCGCACCCGCACCCTCCTGGACGGGGGCACCCAGGCACTGCTCAACGGCCTGTATCCACTGGCCCGTTGGAACGCCCCCGTCCTGGAGGTCGACTACCCCGTACGGCGCGACCTCCGCCTCGAAGGCCGCGGTCTGCTCCTCGTCCCATCCTTCTTCTGCTGGCGCCGGCCCACCGCCCTGGCCGATCCCGCTCTGCCTCCGGTGCTCGTCTACCCCGTTGCGAAGGCCCCGTTGGACGTCGCCCGGGCCACCGGGGAGGGTGTCGTGCGCCTGCTCGGCCGCACTCGGGCCGCCATCCTGGCCGATGTCGCCCGGCGGGACGGCCGTACCAGCTCCGAGGTCGCCGAAGCGATCGGTATCGCGCCGGCCAGCGTGAGTTACCAGATCGGCGTCCTGCGGGCCGGCGGGCTGGTGGACAGCCAACGCGCCGGCAAATACGTCCTCCACGCGGCAACCGCATTGGGCTTACGGTTACTCGACGCGCGATGA